In Candidatus Defluviibacterium haderslevense, the following are encoded in one genomic region:
- a CDS encoding 2,3-bisphosphoglycerate-independent phosphoglycerate mutase, with the protein MKKAMLVILDGWGIGSVPKSDAIQQANTPYFDSLMQDFPNARLTTFGLKVGLPEGQMGNSEVGHLNLGAGRVVYQDLVMINKSIEDQSLKSNRVLQELITYCSSNAKPLHLIGLVSDGGVHSHIDHLKALIDICESSDLNQIYIHAITDGRDTDPKSGLGFVTDLQQYIEGRKTKIISIIGRYYAMDRDHRWERTAKAYQLLTQANGNTYHNPKDAILDSYNQNITDEFIEPITILNEQNHKMVIAPNDGVLCFNFRTDRLRQLSEVLTQKDVIEYGMHKMNLQYITMTRYDSTFEHIQVLFEKQNLSNTLGEMISKYGGHQLRIAETEKYPHVSFFFSGGREKMFANERRILVPSPKVATYDLQAEMSAIPLTEALIKDINNHQPDFICLNYANADMVGHTGVFSAVVKAVETVDQCLSQLIPLAQSHGYSIIILADHGNADYMINEDGSPNTAHSKNPVPIISITNDKKIKIKDGILGDIAPTILAIMELPKPVEMSGQNLISHL; encoded by the coding sequence ATGAAAAAAGCAATGCTTGTTATATTAGATGGTTGGGGAATCGGCTCAGTACCAAAATCAGATGCCATTCAACAAGCAAATACACCCTATTTTGATAGCCTAATGCAAGATTTTCCCAACGCCCGGTTAACTACTTTTGGGTTGAAAGTTGGTCTTCCAGAGGGACAAATGGGTAATTCAGAAGTAGGTCATCTCAATTTAGGTGCAGGTAGAGTAGTCTATCAGGATTTAGTAATGATCAATAAATCCATTGAAGATCAATCACTAAAATCCAATAGAGTTTTGCAGGAATTGATTACATATTGTAGTTCAAATGCTAAACCCTTACATCTTATAGGCTTGGTATCTGATGGCGGCGTTCACAGTCATATAGATCACTTAAAAGCACTTATTGATATTTGTGAATCCAGTGATTTAAATCAAATATATATCCATGCTATTACGGATGGTCGCGATACTGATCCTAAATCAGGATTAGGTTTTGTAACTGATCTACAACAATATATTGAAGGAAGAAAAACCAAAATAATTTCGATCATTGGAAGATACTATGCAATGGATCGTGATCATAGGTGGGAGCGTACCGCCAAAGCATATCAATTATTAACTCAAGCCAACGGGAACACTTACCACAATCCAAAAGACGCTATACTTGATAGCTATAATCAAAACATCACAGATGAATTTATAGAACCTATAACCATCCTGAATGAGCAAAACCATAAGATGGTGATCGCTCCTAATGATGGCGTATTGTGTTTTAATTTTCGTACCGATCGTTTAAGACAATTATCCGAAGTGCTTACTCAAAAAGATGTAATTGAGTATGGCATGCACAAAATGAATTTACAATACATTACCATGACCCGATATGATTCAACTTTTGAACATATTCAAGTTTTATTTGAAAAACAAAATCTTTCGAATACTTTAGGCGAAATGATTTCAAAATATGGTGGCCATCAATTAAGAATTGCAGAAACAGAAAAATATCCTCATGTTAGTTTTTTCTTTAGTGGCGGTAGAGAAAAAATGTTTGCCAATGAAAGAAGAATCCTGGTACCCTCTCCAAAAGTTGCAACCTATGACTTACAAGCTGAGATGAGTGCCATTCCCCTTACTGAAGCGCTCATTAAAGATATCAATAATCACCAACCAGATTTTATATGTTTGAATTATGCTAATGCAGATATGGTTGGACATACGGGTGTATTTTCTGCAGTCGTCAAAGCTGTAGAAACAGTAGATCAGTGTTTGTCTCAACTAATACCCTTAGCTCAGTCACATGGTTATTCGATTATTATTTTAGCTGATCATGGAAATGCTGATTACATGATCAATGAAGATGGTTCACCCAATACAGCTCATTCTAAAAATCCTGTACCCATAATATCAATCACAAATGACAAAAAAATAAAGATTAAAGATGGCATTTTAGGAGATATAGCTCCTACCATTTTGGCCATAATGGAATTGCCTAAACCCGTTGAAATGTCAGGTCAAAACTTAATCAGCCATTTATAA
- a CDS encoding DUF4783 domain-containing protein encodes MKLIFVILLNVPMFLLSAQDRYSAFDAIAKGNVNALASQFDNHIELCFNGKIQILEKEAASNALKGFLEQNQPKTCTSIHKGSSKSNESQYLIGQLTTTSGKFFRVYIYFEDIDGKSIIQELRIDKE; translated from the coding sequence ATGAAATTAATTTTCGTGATATTGTTAAATGTTCCAATGTTTCTTCTTTCGGCACAAGATAGATATTCGGCTTTTGATGCCATTGCCAAAGGAAATGTAAATGCATTGGCAAGTCAATTTGATAATCATATAGAACTTTGTTTTAATGGCAAAATTCAAATATTAGAAAAGGAAGCCGCTTCAAATGCTTTAAAGGGGTTTTTAGAGCAAAATCAACCGAAAACATGCACATCCATCCATAAGGGCTCATCAAAATCTAATGAATCCCAATATTTAATCGGTCAATTAACAACGACCTCAGGTAAATTTTTTAGAGTTTATATTTACTTCGAAGACATAGATGGAAAAAGTATCATACAGGAATTACGAATAGATAAAGAATAA
- the pdxA gene encoding 4-hydroxythreonine-4-phosphate dehydrogenase PdxA codes for MEKIKIGITAGDMNGISLEVILKALHQDYIFQHVIPIIYGNVKIASYHKNIVNLDNLSLYVLNQGEKPKAGKINIINCWNDNVTISLGKASVEGGKYAKLSLEVALQDIMQGELDAIVTGPINKHAMKLGGFEFNGHTDYLKAKSNSKDILMMMVSDKLKVALVTDHIPLSQVSSQLTKSLIASKIQLLDQSLNKDFGIEKPHIAVLGLNPHAGEEGLLGSEEEEMIRPAIIEAKKNGIFVAGPYSADGFFGSGQFAKFDGVLAMYHDQGLIPFKTISFETGINYTAGLPFVRTSPDHGTAYDIAGKNEADPTSMQHAIYLAKDIVAQRKGYVEMRQNVLKKRPKLSEEMSE; via the coding sequence ATGGAAAAAATAAAAATTGGAATAACTGCTGGGGACATGAATGGTATTAGCCTGGAAGTAATACTAAAGGCCTTGCATCAGGATTATATTTTTCAACACGTGATTCCCATAATATATGGAAATGTAAAAATTGCTTCCTATCATAAGAATATTGTCAATCTTGATAATTTATCTTTATATGTATTAAATCAAGGTGAAAAACCTAAAGCAGGAAAAATCAATATCATCAATTGTTGGAATGATAATGTCACCATTTCTTTAGGCAAAGCAAGTGTTGAGGGAGGTAAATATGCCAAATTATCCTTAGAGGTCGCATTGCAAGATATAATGCAGGGAGAGTTAGATGCAATTGTAACAGGACCCATCAACAAACACGCAATGAAGCTAGGAGGTTTTGAATTTAATGGTCACACAGATTATCTTAAGGCCAAATCAAATTCAAAAGATATACTTATGATGATGGTAAGTGATAAATTAAAAGTTGCATTGGTAACTGACCATATACCATTATCCCAGGTTTCATCTCAATTGACAAAATCTTTAATTGCTTCAAAGATTCAATTATTGGACCAATCATTAAATAAGGATTTCGGAATTGAAAAACCTCATATTGCCGTATTAGGCTTAAATCCACATGCTGGCGAAGAAGGATTATTAGGATCTGAAGAGGAAGAAATGATTAGGCCTGCTATTATAGAAGCCAAGAAGAATGGAATTTTTGTTGCAGGTCCCTATTCAGCTGATGGATTTTTTGGTTCAGGCCAATTTGCTAAATTTGATGGTGTGCTTGCCATGTATCATGATCAGGGCTTAATTCCATTTAAAACAATTTCTTTTGAAACAGGAATCAATTATACTGCAGGTTTGCCATTTGTAAGAACATCTCCGGATCATGGCACAGCATATGATATTGCGGGTAAAAATGAGGCTGATCCAACTTCTATGCAACATGCAATATATTTAGCAAAAGACATCGTTGCACAACGAAAAGGATACGTGGAAATGCGCCAAAATGTGTTAAAGAAAAGGCCAAAGCTGTCAGAAGAAATGAGCGAGTAG
- a CDS encoding cyanophycinase — translation MNYKGTLIPVGGNEDKGMGLNEMYSLDFIKHGILSTIVKESGGINSKIVVITTASKIPKEVGHSYNMAFSALGCNDLHILDIRKRSEADSKKNLTLIEEADCLLFSGGDQSQIIKFISNSKMHDLLRLKLIETQFVIAGTSAGAMCMSKEMIAGGSVSEALFKGNVKMNMGMGFLPEAIIDSHFIQRGRFGRLAEAVAQFPSLLGIGLAEDTGLIIKYGNACRVIGSGMVILFDPSHLSHNKSAILSPGTPMSLSNLTTHVLAIGDQFTIKERSFEILPLEAELELKKWGY, via the coding sequence GTGAATTATAAAGGTACACTTATACCAGTAGGAGGAAATGAGGATAAAGGAATGGGTCTTAATGAAATGTATTCATTAGATTTTATCAAGCACGGAATTCTCTCTACTATAGTCAAGGAAAGTGGAGGAATCAATTCAAAAATAGTAGTTATTACTACTGCTTCCAAAATTCCAAAAGAGGTCGGCCACAGCTATAACATGGCTTTTAGTGCCTTAGGCTGTAATGATTTACACATTCTGGACATCCGCAAACGGTCTGAAGCTGATTCAAAAAAAAATTTGACCCTAATTGAAGAAGCCGATTGTTTGTTATTTTCTGGTGGGGACCAAAGTCAGATTATAAAATTTATTTCCAACTCTAAAATGCATGATTTATTGAGATTAAAACTTATTGAAACTCAATTTGTCATCGCTGGCACTAGTGCAGGAGCTATGTGTATGAGCAAAGAAATGATTGCCGGGGGTTCAGTATCCGAAGCACTTTTCAAAGGAAATGTCAAAATGAATATGGGAATGGGTTTTTTACCTGAAGCTATCATAGATTCTCATTTTATTCAAAGAGGGCGCTTTGGACGTCTAGCAGAAGCCGTCGCTCAATTTCCATCTTTATTAGGCATAGGTCTGGCAGAGGATACAGGTCTTATTATCAAATATGGGAATGCATGTCGAGTTATTGGATCTGGAATGGTTATTTTATTTGATCCGAGTCATTTGAGTCATAATAAATCAGCTATTTTATCTCCTGGAACACCTATGTCATTATCTAATTTGACCACACATGTGCTAGCGATTGGAGATCAATTCACTATTAAAGAAAGAAGTTTCGAAATTCTTCCTCTGGAAGCAGAGTTAGAGCTTAAAAAATGGGGATACTAA
- a CDS encoding Ig-like domain-containing protein, protein MIIRKIDIRHLLTLFTLLIWISSCANIKPITGGDDDHIPPKIIKEKSTPNYQKNFASRKIILHFDEWVKLDNPTGNIIVSPTTQFPLEYTLKGKSLIVKLNEKETLKENTTYSIQFGDAIQDITANNKASTIKYVFSTGDYIDSLMIRGIVKDAKTLLSAPKVLVLLYNNLMDTAVKRQKPDYFTWTDSSGRFQFQNIKSNTYSIYTLIDKNQNYYFDQPNEFFGFLNQSIVLTTANLDSIALKISQENLPLAIKEKRNTPGKMVVIFNQAVSNASLNPTSTISKFQNFDYDSLTIWYQADSSFSEYISFENQSDTIKFIAGNYFKNNNKEHFTLQKSVLTPEEHIELNWVDLIKDWDTTKIHFIPDQPLKIICDTTHSRKLSIIPFTKNQDPLTLVVDSMMIKGISNKTNLQDTFRVSWIQQKSLSNIKITFDSVLINHHYIFEIKENDKILIHRTFVAKNKQEKISISNILPGKYKAVLILDENENDRWDPVKFDQKRMPEQVYIWDLSELRADWEVEVTLKLQ, encoded by the coding sequence ATGATTATTCGAAAAATTGATATTAGACATTTACTGACTTTATTCACATTATTGATATGGATATCATCCTGTGCCAATATAAAACCTATTACCGGTGGTGATGATGACCATATTCCTCCAAAAATCATTAAAGAAAAATCAACTCCAAATTATCAAAAGAATTTCGCATCTAGAAAAATCATTCTTCATTTTGATGAATGGGTTAAACTTGATAACCCAACAGGTAATATTATCGTATCACCTACTACACAATTTCCTTTGGAATATACCTTAAAAGGCAAATCGCTAATTGTAAAATTAAATGAAAAAGAAACACTCAAAGAAAATACCACATATTCCATACAATTCGGCGACGCTATTCAAGATATCACTGCAAATAATAAAGCATCAACGATAAAATATGTTTTTTCAACTGGAGATTATATTGATTCTTTAATGATCAGAGGTATTGTTAAAGATGCAAAAACCTTACTCTCGGCTCCCAAAGTTTTAGTTCTACTATATAATAACCTAATGGATACTGCTGTTAAAAGACAAAAACCTGATTACTTCACTTGGACTGATAGCAGTGGGCGGTTCCAATTTCAAAATATTAAATCGAATACTTATTCTATTTATACTTTAATAGATAAAAATCAAAATTATTATTTTGATCAGCCTAATGAGTTTTTTGGATTTTTAAATCAATCCATTGTACTTACAACAGCAAATCTAGATTCTATTGCTTTAAAAATTTCACAAGAAAATCTTCCTCTTGCAATAAAAGAAAAAAGAAACACCCCAGGTAAAATGGTTGTTATTTTTAATCAAGCAGTATCTAATGCAAGTCTAAATCCGACATCCACAATTTCTAAATTCCAAAATTTCGATTATGATAGCTTGACCATTTGGTATCAGGCTGATAGTTCGTTTTCAGAATATATTTCGTTCGAAAATCAATCAGACACGATTAAATTTATCGCCGGCAATTATTTCAAAAATAATAACAAAGAACACTTCACATTACAAAAATCTGTTTTAACTCCTGAGGAACACATTGAATTGAATTGGGTGGATTTAATAAAAGATTGGGACACCACAAAAATTCACTTCATTCCAGACCAACCATTGAAAATCATTTGCGACACAACACACTCTCGGAAATTATCGATCATTCCATTTACTAAAAATCAAGACCCATTAACTTTAGTTGTTGATTCGATGATGATCAAAGGAATAAGTAACAAAACCAATCTTCAGGATACTTTTCGTGTTTCATGGATTCAACAAAAATCTTTGTCAAATATTAAAATTACTTTTGATAGTGTCCTTATTAATCATCACTATATTTTTGAAATAAAAGAGAATGACAAAATATTAATTCATAGAACTTTTGTTGCCAAGAATAAACAAGAAAAAATATCAATTTCAAATATATTACCTGGCAAATATAAGGCTGTTTTAATTCTTGATGAAAATGAAAATGATCGTTGGGATCCGGTAAAATTTGATCAAAAAAGAATGCCCGAACAAGTTTATATTTGGGACCTGAGCGAATTAAGAGCAGATTGGGAAGTTGAAGTTACATTAAAATTACAATAA
- the lptB gene encoding LPS export ABC transporter ATP-binding protein → MILRTEHLIKAYGSRTVVNGVSIEVKEGQIVGLLGPNGAGKTTTFYMIVGFITPNSGKVFLDQVDITREPMYIRARRGLGYLPQEPSVFRKLSVENNIKAILEMTNLSKLEQKDKLESLLDEFHLNKVRNNLGDSLSGGERRRTEIARALASNPNFILLDEPFAGIDPIAVEDIQSIVQKLKTKNIGILITDHNVQETLSITDSAYLIFEGKILKAGSAEELASDEEVRRVYLGQNFELRKKI, encoded by the coding sequence ATGATTTTAAGAACAGAACATTTAATCAAAGCATACGGATCAAGAACAGTAGTTAATGGTGTTTCAATTGAAGTAAAGGAAGGGCAAATTGTTGGTTTACTAGGGCCAAATGGCGCCGGTAAGACAACCACATTTTATATGATTGTAGGTTTTATTACGCCCAATTCAGGTAAAGTCTTTTTAGATCAAGTTGATATCACCAGAGAACCCATGTATATTCGTGCCAGAAGGGGATTGGGTTACCTTCCGCAAGAACCATCCGTTTTTAGAAAGCTTTCTGTTGAAAATAATATTAAAGCCATTTTAGAGATGACAAATTTATCTAAACTTGAACAGAAGGATAAATTAGAGTCTTTATTGGATGAATTCCATTTGAATAAAGTAAGAAATAATCTTGGTGATTCTCTTTCAGGTGGTGAACGAAGACGAACAGAAATAGCTAGAGCACTTGCATCTAATCCAAATTTTATTTTACTGGACGAACCTTTTGCAGGTATAGATCCTATTGCTGTTGAAGATATTCAATCCATTGTACAAAAATTAAAAACCAAAAATATTGGGATTTTAATAACGGATCATAATGTACAGGAGACACTATCCATTACCGATAGTGCCTATTTAATATTTGAAGGAAAAATTCTTAAAGCAGGATCTGCAGAAGAATTAGCTTCAGATGAAGAAGTTCGCCGTGTTTACTTAGGTCAAAATTTTGAATTACGTAAAAAAATTTAA
- the cphA gene encoding cyanophycin synthetase, whose translation MRIREINVMRGPNYWSIKRHKLIVMVLDLEEMESRPTHVISGFLDRMKALLPGMYSHRCSVGTPGGFYQRVEEGTWMGHVIEHVALEIQSLAGMEVGFGRTRTYGEDGVYHVVFDYLEEKVGIYAAKAAVRIVQALIDNVTYDLTEDIQEMRELRESSRLGPSTGSIIEEAEARGIPWIRLNKYSLCQLGYGRNQRRVQATVTSQTSNIGVEIAGDKEDTKYLLTQAQIPVPKGEIIRTEAGLISAIEDQQYPIVIKPINGNHGRGVTTNIQNWAQAIEAFNLAKRISPSVIVEQFITGEDYRILVINHKMVAAAKRLPAQVIGDGKQTIQELIDQVNQDPRRGFGHEKVLTSITIDDITRKLLELKQYTLETIITKGEILVLKDTANLSTGGTSVDVTDIVHPSIVFMSERISRIVGLDICGIDFLSKDISKAITEVGGAVIEVNAGPGFRMHLAPEKGLPRNVAAPVIDMLYPPGTPSRIPIIAVTGTNGKTTTTRLLAHMVKMMGFNVGYTTTDGVYVQNHLLMHGDCSGPGSAEFVLKDPTVNFGVFETARGGILRAGLGFKNCDIAIVTNVAPDHLGLKGIHTVEQLAKVKAVVVESVSPQGYAILNADDDLVYGMREKATCKIALFSMDESNPRIKKHMREGGLSAIYEDGFITICKGEWKLRLIKAVNVPLTFGGKATFMIQNVLPAALAGYINGFELDDISSSLETFIPSPAQTPGRLNFFNFKHFDVILDYAHNQAGMSALKNFIDKMDGKPKVGIIAGIGDRRVEDNEGIGYVASTMFDEIIIRQDRNLRGRTNTELNQMIIKGIHEHDPNKPIQVISNETEAIQYALENAKPGSLIVICSDVVTEALALVQKYKEEEASRFYGFKREDIPNMQSNH comes from the coding sequence ATGAGGATAAGAGAAATCAACGTCATGCGAGGACCAAATTATTGGTCCATTAAGAGGCATAAACTTATTGTAATGGTCCTTGATCTTGAAGAAATGGAAAGTCGGCCAACCCATGTTATTTCTGGGTTTTTGGATCGGATGAAGGCATTATTACCAGGAATGTACAGTCATAGATGTTCTGTGGGAACTCCTGGTGGTTTTTATCAACGAGTCGAAGAAGGAACCTGGATGGGACATGTTATAGAACATGTAGCATTAGAGATTCAGTCACTGGCCGGTATGGAAGTTGGATTTGGTCGAACAAGAACTTATGGTGAAGATGGAGTATATCATGTGGTTTTTGATTATTTGGAAGAAAAGGTTGGAATTTATGCAGCAAAAGCAGCGGTACGTATCGTTCAGGCATTGATAGATAATGTAACTTATGATTTAACTGAGGACATCCAAGAAATGCGGGAATTAAGAGAATCCAGTCGCTTAGGCCCAAGCACTGGTTCAATCATTGAAGAAGCTGAAGCTCGAGGTATACCTTGGATAAGATTAAATAAATATAGTTTATGCCAATTGGGATATGGTCGCAATCAACGAAGAGTTCAGGCCACAGTAACAAGCCAAACCTCAAATATAGGAGTTGAAATCGCAGGGGATAAAGAAGATACCAAATATTTACTCACACAGGCACAAATTCCGGTTCCTAAAGGTGAAATTATCCGAACCGAAGCTGGACTGATTTCTGCCATTGAAGATCAACAATATCCCATAGTTATAAAACCAATTAACGGAAACCATGGCCGGGGAGTAACTACTAACATTCAAAATTGGGCTCAGGCCATTGAAGCATTTAACCTTGCAAAGAGGATTTCCCCTTCCGTAATAGTAGAACAATTTATTACAGGTGAAGATTATAGAATACTTGTGATTAATCACAAAATGGTGGCTGCGGCAAAACGATTGCCGGCTCAAGTTATAGGAGATGGTAAACAAACCATACAGGAGCTGATTGATCAAGTTAATCAGGATCCAAGACGGGGTTTTGGACATGAGAAAGTTTTGACTAGTATTACCATTGACGATATTACTCGCAAGTTGCTCGAATTAAAACAATATACTTTGGAAACTATCATTACCAAAGGAGAAATTTTAGTTCTTAAGGATACAGCCAATTTATCTACCGGTGGGACGTCTGTTGATGTTACTGATATTGTTCACCCTTCAATTGTATTTATGTCTGAACGCATATCCAGAATTGTTGGATTAGACATTTGTGGTATTGATTTTCTTTCCAAAGATATCAGTAAGGCTATTACAGAGGTTGGGGGTGCGGTGATTGAAGTGAATGCCGGCCCGGGATTTAGAATGCATTTAGCACCTGAGAAAGGACTTCCGAGGAATGTTGCTGCCCCCGTAATTGATATGCTTTATCCTCCTGGTACACCATCGCGTATACCTATAATAGCGGTTACAGGAACCAATGGAAAAACTACAACGACCAGATTGTTAGCACATATGGTTAAAATGATGGGCTTTAATGTGGGATACACAACAACAGATGGAGTTTATGTACAAAATCATTTATTGATGCATGGAGACTGTTCTGGACCGGGCAGTGCAGAATTTGTTTTAAAAGATCCCACAGTAAATTTTGGAGTATTTGAGACTGCACGTGGGGGGATATTAAGAGCAGGTCTGGGATTTAAGAATTGCGATATTGCTATTGTCACTAATGTTGCTCCGGATCATTTAGGATTAAAAGGAATTCATACTGTTGAACAATTAGCCAAAGTTAAAGCCGTGGTTGTAGAATCAGTAAGTCCTCAGGGATATGCCATCTTAAATGCAGATGATGATTTGGTTTATGGTATGCGTGAAAAAGCAACTTGTAAAATTGCACTTTTTTCAATGGATGAGTCCAATCCAAGAATTAAAAAACATATGCGTGAAGGCGGGTTGTCTGCGATATATGAAGACGGATTTATAACCATATGTAAGGGAGAATGGAAACTGAGATTAATCAAAGCGGTAAATGTCCCATTGACTTTTGGTGGTAAAGCCACCTTTATGATCCAAAACGTCCTTCCGGCCGCTTTAGCAGGATATATCAATGGATTTGAATTAGATGATATAAGTTCTAGTTTAGAGACCTTTATTCCATCACCGGCCCAAACCCCTGGAAGGTTGAATTTTTTCAATTTCAAACATTTCGATGTTATACTGGATTATGCCCATAATCAAGCTGGAATGTCCGCATTGAAAAACTTTATAGATAAAATGGATGGTAAACCGAAGGTGGGTATTATTGCGGGAATAGGAGATCGGAGGGTGGAGGATAATGAAGGAATAGGCTATGTGGCCAGTACTATGTTTGATGAAATCATCATTCGGCAAGATAGAAATTTGAGGGGGAGAACCAATACAGAGCTTAACCAAATGATCATAAAAGGAATTCATGAGCACGATCCCAATAAACCCATTCAGGTGATTTCAAATGAAACAGAGGCTATCCAATATGCTTTAGAAAATGCTAAGCCAGGTTCCCTGATTGTCATATGCAGTGACGTTGTAACTGAAGCACTGGCTTTGGTACAGAAATATAAGGAAGAAGAAGCCAGTCGATTTTATGGATTCAAGAGGGAGGACATACCCAATATGCAGTCCAATCATTAG
- a CDS encoding glucosaminidase domain-containing protein has translation MKSTILLPVLVLIGILSTSSRVITVQERYMEQYKYMAISEMNRSGIPASIKLAQGILESQSGRSELAVNANNHFGIKCKSNWSGETYQYKDDDLDENGELIHSCFRMYGSGEQSYIDHTDFILNRSRYKPLFSLPKNDYKAWAMGLKKCGYATDPNYGIRLIETIEKYNLNLLDAPVIVKPVPVLPVIENTIKTQVNTTNKQVVKGSLNSSKYSKNKSYNVKSKKRFRTFTAPRLSESK, from the coding sequence ATGAAAAGTACTATTTTACTCCCAGTTCTAGTTTTGATTGGAATTTTATCAACCAGCAGTAGGGTTATTACTGTACAAGAACGTTACATGGAGCAATACAAATATATGGCTATCAGCGAAATGAACAGAAGTGGAATTCCAGCAAGTATAAAATTAGCTCAGGGTATTCTTGAATCACAATCAGGTAGAAGTGAATTAGCTGTAAATGCCAATAATCATTTTGGAATTAAATGTAAATCGAATTGGTCCGGTGAAACTTATCAGTATAAAGATGATGATTTAGATGAGAATGGCGAATTAATACATTCTTGTTTTAGAATGTATGGTTCTGGTGAACAGTCTTACATAGATCATACAGATTTTATATTAAATCGATCACGATATAAACCGTTATTTAGTCTTCCAAAGAATGACTACAAAGCTTGGGCAATGGGCTTAAAAAAATGTGGGTATGCTACTGATCCAAATTATGGAATACGATTAATAGAAACTATTGAAAAATACAATCTTAATTTATTGGATGCGCCCGTTATAGTAAAGCCTGTACCTGTCTTACCCGTTATTGAAAATACCATAAAGACGCAAGTTAATACGACCAATAAACAAGTTGTTAAAGGAAGTTTAAATTCCTCCAAATATTCAAAAAATAAATCATATAATGTAAAAAGCAAAAAGAGATTTCGTACTTTTACGGCGCCAAGGTTGTCGGAGTCGAAGTAA